The Miscanthus floridulus cultivar M001 chromosome 7, ASM1932011v1, whole genome shotgun sequence genome includes a region encoding these proteins:
- the LOC136465829 gene encoding uncharacterized protein codes for MQKRVVLVSAAAVLGLAAVVLGVVASKKSKGFVSFESFDEQHCVYRRKPALGCGVAAALLALTGVALATAAGECLGPDAPATGRRRAVAVKYCKNAWAAVAMAVVMFLYGVAMKRGLSATSGIFFTASNLSAVATGYAIAAYVNFQRTDEPAPGQFVELGVAMGQPQWAQPYPPPPYPPPMANPAPPQYGHGGYGPRQSAGTA; via the exons ATGCAGAAACGCGTGGTGTTGGTGAGCGCGGCGGCCGTGCTCGGCCTCGCCGCGGTCGTCCTGGGGGTCGTCGCGAGCAAGAAGTCCAAG GGTTTCGTAAGCTTCGAGTCCTTCGACGAGCAGCACTGCGTCTACCGGCGCAAGCCAGCGCTCGGCTGCGGCGTCGCCGCGGCGCTGCTCGCGCTGACGGGGGTGGCCCTCGCCACCGCGGCCGGCGAATGTCTCGGACCCGACGCGCCCGCGACCGGCCGCAGGCGCGCCGTCGCCGTCAAGTATTGCAAAAACGCCTG GGCGGCGGTGGCGATGGCGGTGGTGATGTTCCTGTACGGTGTGGCGATGAAGCGGGGCCTCTCGGCGACGAGCGGCATCTTCTTCACGGCGTCCAACTTGTCCGCCGTCGCCACCGGGTACGCCATCGCGGCCTACGTCAACTTCCAGCGGACGGACGAGCCGGCGCCGGGCCAGTTCGTCGAGCTGGGCGTCGCGATGGGACAGCCGCAGTGGGCGCAGCCGTATCCTCCGCCGCCCTACCCGCCGCCTATGGCTAACCCTGCTCCTCCCCAGTACGGGCACGGCGGCTACGGCCCCAGGCAATCTGCGGGCACAGCTTGA